The Limanda limanda chromosome 13, fLimLim1.1, whole genome shotgun sequence genome has a window encoding:
- the LOC133017576 gene encoding LOW QUALITY PROTEIN: uncharacterized protein LOC133017576 (The sequence of the model RefSeq protein was modified relative to this genomic sequence to represent the inferred CDS: deleted 1 base in 1 codon; substituted 1 base at 1 genomic stop codon) encodes MEILTRRRLVRLCQSYMFHIGSLFSLAMNMLTKSAEPECRGPRTNSGQRQPPIRAFMDDLTVMTESVPGCRWILKGLEKLVEWARMRFKPAKSRSMVLRKGKVEDKFNITGTAIPTITEKPVKSLGKVFDCSLRDTTSIQSTCTELDGWLKSVDKSGLPGKFKAWVYKHGILPRILWPLLVYAVPISTVETLERKVSKHLRRWLGLPRSLSSIALYGNTNKLRLPFKSLEEEFKVTRAREVVQYRDSSDPKVAKAGIQVRTGRKWRAEDAVQEADARLRHRSLVGVVTRSRAGLGSFPTPQMNTRGKERRRLVQEEVRAAVEETRTCKAVGMKQQGAWTRWENAVERKVTWAELWKAEPHRIKFLIQAVYDVLPSPSNLHIWGIAETPACPLCSKRGNLEHILSCCTRALGDGRYRWRHDQVLKTIAEAISVGLAWAKQSRPSKITIAFVRAGDKPTPARRTSSAGILTSARDWQLLVDLEHQLKFPSHIAVTTLRPDIVLVSESTKQAVLLELTVPWEDRLEEAFERKLSKYAGLVSDCQQAGWRARCFPVEVGCRGFAARSLARAFSSLGIEGERKRRAIRSTTDAAERASRWLWLKRGEPWSHGASXSSGHKLGSDQPRLGHLEEGV; translated from the exons TTTCATATTGGGTCATTGTTCTCCCTAGCCATGAACATGCTCACTAAGTCTGCTGAGCCAGAGTGCAGAGGGCCCCGCACAAATTCCGGACAACGGCAACCACCCATCAGGGCATTCATGGATGACCTCACAGTCATGACAGAATCAGTCCCAGGCTGCCGATGGATTCTGAAGGGACTTGAAAAGCTGGTGGAGTGGGCCCGGATGCGTTTCAAACCCGCCAAATCCAGATCAATGGTGCTGAGGAAAGGGAAGGTGGAGGACAAGTTCAACATCACAGGCACAGCCATTCCAACTATCACAGAGAAGCCAGTCAAGAGCTTGGGCAAGGTTTTTGACTGCTCTCTGAGAGACACAACATCTATCCAGTCGACCTGCACTGAGTTGGATGGCTGGCTGAAATCCGTGGACAAGTCAGGCCTACCTGGGAAGTTTAAAGCCTGGGTCTACAAACATGGCATTCTTCCCAGGATCCTGTGGCCCCTCCTTGTCTATGCGGTCCCTATCTCAACAGTTGAGACCTTGGAGAGGAAAGTCAGCAAACACCTCCGGAGATGGCTTGGATTACCAAGGAGCCTGAGCAGCATTGCACTCTACGGGAACACCAACAAACTGCGACTGCCTTTCAAATCCTTGGAGGAGGAATTCAAGGTAACTAGAGCCAGAGAAGTGGTTCAGTACAGGGATTCTAGTGATCCGAAGGTGGCTAAAGCAGGGATCCAAGTGAGGACTGGCAGGAAATGGAGGGCAGAGGATGCGGTTCAAGAGGCAGATGCAAGGCTGCGTCACAGGAGCCTGGTGGGAGTGGTCACACGAAGTCGAGCAGGGCTAGGATCCTTTCCAACTCCCCAAATGAACACCAGGGGGAAGGAAAGGCGACGACTtgttcaggaggaggtgagagcagcagtggaggagacGAGAACCTGCAAGGCAGTGGGAATGAAGCAACAGGGAGCTTGGACGAGGTGGGAGAATGCGGTTGAAAGGAAAGTGACCTGGGCTGAGCTTTGGAAAGCCGAGCCTCACCGCATCAAATTCCTCATCCAGGCAGTGTATGACGTGCTTCCAAGCCCGTCAAATCTGCACATATGGGGCATAGCAGAGACACCGGCATGCCCACTGTGTTCCAAGCGAGGAAACCTGGAACACATCCTCAGTTGCTGTACAAGGGCACTTGGAGATGGTCGGTACAGGTGGAGGCATGACCAAGTCCTCAAGACCATTGCTGAAGCCATCAGCGTAGGACTGGCGTGGGCAAAGCAATCCCGACCCTCCAAGATAACCATCGCCTTTGTCAGAGCTGGTGACAAGCCAACTCCTGCCAGAAGAACATCATCAGCAGGCATCCTGACGTCTGCAAGAGACTGGCAGTTGTTGGTGGACCTTGAACATCAGCTGAAGTTCCCCAGCCATATTGCAGTCACCACCCTGCGACCAGACATTGTCCTTGTGTCTGAATCCACCAAGCAAgcagtgctgctggagctgacagTCCCGTGGGAAGATCGCTTGGAAGAAGCCTTTGAGAGGAAGCTCTCCAAGTACGCAGGACTGGTCAGTGACTGCCAGCAGGCTGGCTGGAGAGCAAGGTGTTTCCCTGTGGAGGTTGGATGCAGAGGATTTGCAGCCCGTTCCTTGGCCAGAGCCTTCAGTAGTTTAGGCATCgagggtgagagaaagaggagagccaTCCGCAGTACCACCGATGCGGCAGAGAGAGCTTCAAGATGGCTGTGGCTCAAAAGAGGGGAGCCATGGAGTCATGGT GCTAGCTAgtcatctggacacaagctgGGGTCTGATCAGCCCCGGCTGGGTCACCTGGAGGAGGGCGTATGA